TCGATCAGATCGTTCAGCACATAGGCGGCGCTGGAAATCAGCGCGAACAGCACAAAAGGCAGCAGCCAGCGTGCTGGGGAAAACGTGCCCGGCGCAATCCCCGCCAGAAGTGGCGGGAAATACAGCATCAGGTTTTTCAGCCACTGATGCGGCCGCAGCAGGACGAACAAAGGTTTCATTGGGCTTCTGCGCGCAGCTTTTCAGCCATTTTTCCCGCAGCCGATTTATAATGCGCCGATTCAGGTGCCTTTTGATAGGCTTGCTCAAAAAAACTCTGTGCTTTTTTCACATCGCCCATCCTAAGAGCGATTTGACCACTGCGATAGAAAGGGTGCGCATCTTTCGTTTTTTTAAACAAATGTGCATATGTTTCCAGCAGGTTCTCGTAAATCTGTTTTTTCTCGGCAGAGCTCTCTGTTTCTCGTAAACGCCGAGCATCAATAAGAACCAAAAGTCGCAGCGTCCGTTCATTCATTTCCTGCGGAGCCGGATAACGCTGCAACAGGATTTCACGCGCCTTTAGAAGATCACCCTGATCGACATAGTATCTAACCTCATTAATAAATGAGTGGCTAGAACCTTTATTTTTTTGCCCAAGCTGAAACTGCTCAAGAGCCTGTTCCTTCTTTTTACTGGCCAGAAGGGCTAAACCATATTCATTCTTCAACTTATTAAAGTTAGGAGATTTTCTGATAGCATCCGCATAGAAGGCCTCTTTGTCCTGCCATAGAATACTTCGTTCAGTCGTTGAAAAAGCACCTGCGATCGCCCAGCACAAAAGCAGCACCAAGCCATAAAAACTGTACTTTTGATGCAGCCACAAGGGTTTCAAGCCAGAAACAATTCCCACAGACATAAACGCCGCCGGCAGGTAAACGTATCGTTCCGCCAAAGGCGTCCAAGCGATACCGGTTATAGCAATAAGAATTGCCGGCGTAATCAGATAAAGCGAAATCAGAAAAAAACTCCACCGCAAACCGGGCTTTTTAACCAAGTAAACAGTCACCCCAAAAATTACCAAACCCAATAAAACATAGAGATCATTGGCTTCAACTATGGCGAAATTCAACGGCTGAGGAATAAAAATCTTCTTTACATAAAACCCGAAAACCTTAAACACAACACGAACCAGGTCAAGCCCCTCATAGGGAATCCGTTCAATCAGAGAAGAAATGCCCCGAGAACCCTGTGCATGCCGGAACGCGCGCAATAAAAAATAGCCCGCCCCCCCAAAAAAAACAGGCAGCGTGTAAAAACACGCCGGCCCCCAAGGCAAACGCAATGCCGCAGACCCTGTTGTGCTGCGTTCTGCCTTATTCCAAACAAAAATCAAATAGGCCGCAGCCGGCAAAAAAAAGACAACGATCTCTTTCGAACAGATACCACACACAAAAAAGCCGAACGAGAGCGTTAAAAACCACCAGGAATCGCTCTTCAACGCCTTGAATAGAAACAAAACCGCCAGTAAAACAAAAAAACTTGCCAACAAATCGGATCGACCCGACATCCAGTTGACCGATTCGGTTGCAATGGGGTGAATTGCAAAAATGAAGGCTGATACAAAAGGAAGGAAGCGTGTTGAATTGTCTGATTTAAAAACATTCTCAGATATGAAGAAAATCAGGATAGCGTTGGCCGAATGCAACAAAACATTTTCCAACAGCATAAATGATGGCGTGAAGTCCCACAGCCACTTATCAACCCAGTAAGTCAAAATAATCAGAGGGCGATAGTAAAAACTGCTGCGCGGAGCAAAAAGATGCCACCAATCAAACGTAGCGTCCTGCATTCGGCGCACAACATCAACATCATCTATTGTCAATGTTGTATTAAAAATTGCCGGATAATAAAGGCCCAGGCAAACAAAAAATATGAAAATAATCTGAAAATTTCTGCGTAGCGGCATAGAGCTAGCGGTCGATGACATCTAGAAAAAAATCCTCCAAACTGCGTCGGCTCGGCACAATGCTGCGCAACTGATAGCCCGCTGCCAGCAAAGACTCAATTCGTAACGACAACCCGACCCCAGAGCACTGTTCGACCCTTTCACAACCATCAGCCGCGAGAGTTTCAACAAGATATTCCGCAGAGTTCTCGTTTCTGATATCCGCTACACGGGCAAGGGCACGCAATTCCCCTTTATCAAGAATGGCAAAACGATCGCAGATCATCTCCACATCGCTTGTAATATGGGTACTGAAAAAAACCGTCTTGCCCCGCTTTTTCAGATCCAGAATAATCTGCTTTACCAGCGCCCGACCTACCGGATCAAGGCCACTCATCGGCTCATCCAGAATGTAAAGCTCCGGGTCATGCAGCAATGCCTGCGCCAGTCCCAGACGCTGCACCATGCCCTTGCTGAAACCGCGAATCGGTCGATCCGCCGCAGCCTGCAGATTCAGCTGTTCCAGCACCAGATTTGACGCCTGCGCTAATTGACCATTCGACAGGGAAAATATCCGGCCAACCAGCCTGAGATATTCCCGCGGTGTCAGAAAATCATAAAAAGCCGGGTTCTCCGGAAGATAGCCCAGCCTGGCCCGCGCAAGAGGATTAGTCACCTCCAGACCAAACACCTGCGCCCGACCGCCGGACGGTCGGATCTGACCCGTCAGAAGTTTGATCGTAGTACTTTTGCCGGCACCATTGGGACCAAGAAAACCAAAGACCTCCCCCGGCTCAACCTCCAGAGTCAAACCCTTTAACGCCTGAACAGGGCGAAAGCGCTTATCACGAAAAATCTTCACCACCTGCTGCAACAAAATGACCGGCGTTTTCACTTTTGCTGCTCCCGGGAAAAAGCCAAGCGGCTGGTTGTCTGAACCCTGCCGGTGGCGTCCAGAAAAAAACGACCGCCATAAGGGTCTGCCGGGACCTCTGCCAGAAGCCCGGCATCAACCAGCCGTTCAAGCGTCTTAGGATCATGACCGAACAAGCCCCTGTAGTGTTCAACCGCCTGTTCAATCCGTACCATAGCCTGCAGCGCCTGACGCCGGACCATTAACGCCGAATCCAGATACCTGGCACGGTCACGCCCGATCATGTCATCAAGAAAGGCCAGTGCCAGAGCCGCCTTGCCCGACTGTTGCAGATAACGCGCCGCCAGGTTGGCCAGCAAGGGATGACCGGAAAGGTCAGCGGCCCTCTCCATATAGGTTGCTGCAGCGGCAGGTTCCTGCAGAAAATAACCCGCATTGAACCCCGCATAGTAGGGCAACAGCCAGTCCCAATAACGAAAATTCATGGCATACGCCAACAGGCGATTCACATCCTCAGCGCGATTCACTTCCCAGGTAAAGGCCGCCTGCAGAAAGTAGAGCGTATCCATATTGTAAGGATCAAGATGCACCGATGATTCCAGAAAACCGAACAGGTTCTCCATTTCTGGCGTCTGGCGATTCCCGGCACGCCATTGCCTGATCATGTCGCCATAGTAAATCAGGGCCCGAAGACTGTAGAACGCAGCAACCGTCAATCGCTGGTCAGCGGCAAATAAACGCACCACGGAAGCCTGTGGCACATAGCCCAGTTTCACAAGAGACGGACGCTGCTGCAACTGACGCCCGAATGGAACCATAAAAACCATGTACAGCAGCACCAGTGTGAAAAAGACATAGGCCACCCGAGGCATTACTTCAGTTCCCTTCGCTCCAGACACCAGACCGCCAAGGCCAGAACCACAGCGGTGTATAGCGTAAAGTAACCCAGCCCCCAAGCCATATCCACTGCCTTAATCTCCAGGCCATATACAGCCTGGGTGGTAAAATCCAGCGCTGAAAAATTGGGCAGCAAAACATACAACGTCTGCACCAGCAGCTTTGCCAGCGGTGAAACATTTTCCGCCGGCAACCCGGCAAGATAGTCCATCACGTTCTGAGAGGCAGAGCCGGCCAGAAAAACCGCCAGAGAGCCGAACAGCGGCAAGAAAAACGACGTGCTGACACAGGAAAGCATCAAGGCCATCAATGCCAATAAAACATAGCGCAAAAGGGCAAAAAAAACCGCGCACCAATAGGCTGCCCAGCTAAAGACATGCGCGGTGGAATACTGATCGCCCATGACCGCTATCAGCGCCGCTCCAACGGCCCCCAGAAACAACGCCGTCAGCGACAGACACAAAACCAGCGACAGCGCACGAGCCAACAGATAGGTTGAACGCCTGAGCGGCAATCCCAGTAGCGCAAACAGCCAGCGCCGCTCGATATCGCGCCAGACACCGCCCCCGCCCAGAATCAGCGCCAGCAAAAGCAGCGTAAGAGACAGCCAGCCCAGCGTTGTCGTCACCAGCAACTGCTGCACCTGCCGCAGAGAGAAGACACTGATAAATGGCGCCAACAACAAAAAGAAAAGCCCTGCCAGGAAAATAACCCGCAGGACTTTATCACGAATCAAACCCACATTAAAAAGCCAGGACAAACGAATAAAATTGATCATATCTTCTTAAAAAAGCCCTCTATTCCTAAAAATAAAATAGAGGGCTCATAGAAAAATAAAAACTAAAGGGTCTTATCAAAGTCATCCGTGGTGCCGATAGAAGTTCCAACGTCTGGCGCATCTGGCATCGTGATTTTAGTTTCCTCACCGTAATAAATACTTGCATCTTCCGACGAAGACATAAAGGTTCTGGTCCCTTTATCATGGTAAGCAGCAATTACAAAGGTATCGCCGTCTCCGTTTTCTGCATAATCAAGCTTAACCTGATTCGACAGCTTAACTTTAAGAGAATTATCACCCTCTCCCAAAGTTGCCGTTGCGTCTTCTGAGTAAGCAGCAAACGCCGTACCAGCAAAGGCTAAAATAAGCAAAAGAAACAATGCCTTTTTCATATTATTTTCCTTTCTTAAATTATTCGGGCAAATGCGTCTGACCAGCCAGAAAACCAATCAATACGGATAATTGTTGTTATCGGTATAGTAAGCTTCCAGGTTGGTTTTGGTGCTGCGAATGTCGCTGATGGCGGCGCTGTTAAACGCTTTCTGGCGATAGGCCGCAAACTGCGGAATGGCGATGGCGGCCAGGATGCCGATAATGGCCACGACAATCAGCAGTTCGATCAGGGTAAAACCCTTCTCGTTTTTTCTGAACTTACTCAACATAGGATTCTCCTTTCCCTTGGTGGGGTTGAAGCGGTGAGGGCCGAACAGCTCGGCCGATTGTGAAAATGAATACTCGCTTGGCGAAGCGCTTGCCAGTGTAGCGAAGTCTGGCCGGAATGCAAGCCCGCGATTGCGAAGCCTGACCGCCAGCAGCGACAATGGTGCAAACTGTTACAGCAAGAACCATACGCAAAAGCCACAACAGACCACAACTTTATGGCCAGGCCGCGCCACTACCGCCCAGCGGCAGCGGCCAGCACATTTCATTCATTTTTCCAACTATAGAGAAACTGCCCAACAGGTGACGGCCCACGCCATACGGCCTGACAAAAAATGTCACCAAGAAGGGGCGTGACCGGCACGCCGTGACCACCGCCGCTGCAACACCGGGGAGCAGCCCTTGTCGCGCCAGGGCCGCGTCGGCGAAGCCGGGTAAGCGGCTGGGGGTTTGCTGCCACGGCAGTGCATCCGCTGCGCGATGCAAGGAAGGATCGCGGTTAAAAACCGCTCCCACTGCCTACTCCTCAGCCGATTGCTTCCCTTGTGGGAGCGGCTTGCAGCCGCGATTTCTGTTGCAAGGAATATCGCGACTATAAGCCGCTCCTACAATCTCATCCTCGGCCAATTGCTTCGCCCGATGGGATGAGCGGCAATCAGCTCACCTGCTCCCAATCAAACGCAGTCAGGTTGCGTTCAGCGCTGTCGAAGTCGATGCCGATCAGGTAAATGGGCTTGCCCTGGCCCTGATATTTCTGCTGGTAGTTGCGCTGTCTGATCTGCTCCAGGGCCTTGCCGCCGCCATCGACCTTGAATTCGATGAGATAGATGGCGGTGTCGAGCCGCAGGCTCAGGTCGATGCGGCCCTTGCTGGTGACATCCTCGGCGGTGAGATCGAGCCCCAGGCTGGCCAGATAAGCGTAGATGACGCTGGCGTAGTAGCCTTCATAGCTGCTGATGGTGTTGTTGACGTAGTTGTTGTATGGGATCGAGGCGAACAGGCCGCGCAGGGTCTGGTCGAACTGGGCCAGATCCTGCTGCCTGAGGCTGGCCAGCAGCTCTTTTTTGACCGGCAGGACGTCACTGCTGTCGGTGAGATAGCGGATGATCTGGTCGTTGAACGAGATGCTGACCTCGCGGTTGGGCAAGCCCAGGCGATATTCGCTGCCGAAATCGGTCTGGCGGCTGTCCTTGATGGTCAGATAGCCGGTCTGGAACAGCAGGGGTTCGAGCCGGATGTTGTCGATATCGAAACTGTCGATCAGTTCCCTGCTGACGTGCAGATTGTTCAGCTTGGGAACATAGTAGTTGCTCTGGCGGATCAGCTTGATCAGGAAGCTGGGCGTGCCGGTGGCGAACCAGTAGTTCTCGAAGCGCTGGTCATTTTTGATGAACAGCAGAATGTCGAAGGGGTTGTAAACCCGTTCACCAAGGAAGTTGTAGCCGTTGTACCACTGGCGCACCTGAGCCATGTCGGCGCCCTGCAGGTGGGCGGCGAAGGTGGTTTCGAGGTCGTGCTGGGTGTAGCCGCACAGGGTGGCGTAGGTCGGATTGAGGCTGATGTCTTCCAGATTGTTCAGGCCGCTGAATACCGACACCTTGCTGAATTTGCTGACGCCGGTGAGAAAGGCGAATTTGACGTGTTCGTCGCTGTCCTTGATGGTGGTGTACAGATCGCGCAGCACCTCGCGGCCCTGGCTGGCAACACCGGGCTGATCAAGGTTGTCGACAATAAGCTTGTCGTATTCGTCGACTAAAATGACGACCTTCTGGCCGTATTTGCGGGCCGCATGGCGAATCAGATATTTGAAACAGCTGCCGGCGTCATCCTCTGGCGGGCATGAAATGCCGAGGCGTTCCTGATTCTCGCGCAGGATGGCGGCGACATCCTGCTTCATGTCGGCCAGGTCACGCGCCACGCCGCCGAAGCTGATCTTGATGACGGGATAAACGCTATCCCAGTCCCACGCGGGTTCGATGGCCAGACCGCTGAACAGTTCCTTGCGGCCTTCGAACAGCGCCTGCAGGGTGGATACCAGCAGGCTTTTGCCGAAGCGGCGCGGTCGGGCGAGAAAGTAGTATTTGCCTTGCTCGACCAGTTGGCGCACCTGGGGGGTTTTATCAACGTAGAGGTAACCTTCCTGGCGGATCTCGCTGAAGGTCTGGATGCCGATGGGCAATTTTTTCAGGGCGGTCATGGAGA
This region of Desulfuromonas thiophila genomic DNA includes:
- a CDS encoding glycosyltransferase family 39 protein; protein product: MSSTASSMPLRRNFQIIFIFFVCLGLYYPAIFNTTLTIDDVDVVRRMQDATFDWWHLFAPRSSFYYRPLIILTYWVDKWLWDFTPSFMLLENVLLHSANAILIFFISENVFKSDNSTRFLPFVSAFIFAIHPIATESVNWMSGRSDLLASFFVLLAVLFLFKALKSDSWWFLTLSFGFFVCGICSKEIVVFFLPAAAYLIFVWNKAERSTTGSAALRLPWGPACFYTLPVFFGGAGYFLLRAFRHAQGSRGISSLIERIPYEGLDLVRVVFKVFGFYVKKIFIPQPLNFAIVEANDLYVLLGLVIFGVTVYLVKKPGLRWSFFLISLYLITPAILIAITGIAWTPLAERYVYLPAAFMSVGIVSGLKPLWLHQKYSFYGLVLLLCWAIAGAFSTTERSILWQDKEAFYADAIRKSPNFNKLKNEYGLALLASKKKEQALEQFQLGQKNKGSSHSFINEVRYYVDQGDLLKAREILLQRYPAPQEMNERTLRLLVLIDARRLRETESSAEKKQIYENLLETYAHLFKKTKDAHPFYRSGQIALRMGDVKKAQSFFEQAYQKAPESAHYKSAAGKMAEKLRAEAQ
- a CDS encoding ABC transporter ATP-binding protein, encoding MKTPVILLQQVVKIFRDKRFRPVQALKGLTLEVEPGEVFGFLGPNGAGKSTTIKLLTGQIRPSGGRAQVFGLEVTNPLARARLGYLPENPAFYDFLTPREYLRLVGRIFSLSNGQLAQASNLVLEQLNLQAAADRPIRGFSKGMVQRLGLAQALLHDPELYILDEPMSGLDPVGRALVKQIILDLKKRGKTVFFSTHITSDVEMICDRFAILDKGELRALARVADIRNENSAEYLVETLAADGCERVEQCSGVGLSLRIESLLAAGYQLRSIVPSRRSLEDFFLDVIDR
- a CDS encoding type IV pilin protein, yielding MLSKFRKNEKGFTLIELLIVVAIIGILAAIAIPQFAAYRQKAFNSAAISDIRSTKTNLEAYYTDNNNYPY
- a CDS encoding ATP-binding protein; the encoded protein is MTALKKLPIGIQTFSEIRQEGYLYVDKTPQVRQLVEQGKYYFLARPRRFGKSLLVSTLQALFEGRKELFSGLAIEPAWDWDSVYPVIKISFGGVARDLADMKQDVAAILRENQERLGISCPPEDDAGSCFKYLIRHAARKYGQKVVILVDEYDKLIVDNLDQPGVASQGREVLRDLYTTIKDSDEHVKFAFLTGVSKFSKVSVFSGLNNLEDISLNPTYATLCGYTQHDLETTFAAHLQGADMAQVRQWYNGYNFLGERVYNPFDILLFIKNDQRFENYWFATGTPSFLIKLIRQSNYYVPKLNNLHVSRELIDSFDIDNIRLEPLLFQTGYLTIKDSRQTDFGSEYRLGLPNREVSISFNDQIIRYLTDSSDVLPVKKELLASLRQQDLAQFDQTLRGLFASIPYNNYVNNTISSYEGYYASVIYAYLASLGLDLTAEDVTSKGRIDLSLRLDTAIYLIEFKVDGGGKALEQIRQRNYQQKYQGQGKPIYLIGIDFDSAERNLTAFDWEQVS